The Pimelobacter simplex genomic sequence CGGACGTCGCGAACTGGCGGCGCAGCAACCAGGTCGAGGGCTTCCTCCCCGAGGAGCGGGCGTGGCTCGACAGCCAGCTCACGCCGCGCACGCTCGTCGACGTCGTGCGCCGGCTGCACCCGGACGTCGAGGGGCCGTACTCCTGGTGGAGCTGGCTCGGGCAGGCCTACGCCAAGGACGCCGGCTGGCGCATCGACTACCACCTGGCGACGCCGGGGCTGGCCCGGACGGCGCGGACGGCCGTCGTCGACCGCGAGCACGCCGGCGTCCGGCTCAGTGACCACGCGCCGGTGGTCGTCGACTACGCGTTCGGCTGAGGCCTACCGCCAGGCGCGGACCCAGTCGACGGTGAGGGTCGAGGTGGTCGGTGACGACAGCCGTCGGGCCGCCCAGCCGGAGCCCCAGATCTGCGCCAGGACCAGGTTGAACGGCTTGTCGAACGGCGCGGGCGCGCGGACGTTGGTCGGCACCCAGCGGTGGGACCAGCAGAACTGGCCGTCGTAGAAGAACCGCATCTCGGTCGGCGACCACTCGACGGTGTAGGTGTGGAAGCCGGTGGTCGCCGTGGGCACGGCGCAGTCGCGCCCGGTGCTCTCCTGGCGGCCCTCGCCGACGTAGTGGACCGACGGGTACACGTGGGTCTGGTCGTTGCCGAACCACTCGGCGACGTCGATCTCCCCGGAGAGCGGCCACTTGCCGTACGCGTGGTCCTCGGGAGCGAGCCAGAACGCGGCGTGGCCGCCGGTGGCGTCGGAGAAGCGGAGGCGGGCCGAGAACCGCCCGTAGGTCTGCGTGAACCGCGCGCTGGTCGTGACGGTCGCGACCTCGGAGCGGGTGGTGACCGGGGCGAAGGGGCTGCGGCACAGGAACATCTGGGGGTGGATGGTCGCGGTCAGGCGCAGCGTCCCGCCCGCGACGGCGACGGTGCGGGCGTTGTCCCGGTAGCACCCGCCCTGCCCGGTGAACACGCCGGTCCGCGCCGTGTCCTGGGCCATCCAGCGGGTGCGGTCCAGCGCGGTTCCGTTGAAGTCGTCGTGGAAGCTGCAGGACCAGTACGTGCCGTCGGCGCGCTGCGGGCGGGGGCCGCAGGCGTCGGAGGGCGCCGAGGCGGCCGGGACGGCGACGTGCCGGACGCGGCGTGACTTGCTCGCCCGGCCCGCGGCGTGGGCACGGAACACGCGCGTACGACCGGGGGCCGGCAGGGTGATCGTGAACCGCCCGGCCGCCGAGGACCGGCGGACGGCGACCGTGGCCCACCGGCCGCTCGTGCGCATCTGCAGGCGGACGGAGGTCCGGGGCCGGGCGAGTCCGCGGAAGGTCACGGACGTCCCGGCGCGGACGGGGCGCTTCAGCACGGGGACCGCTCGCGCGTGGGCCGCCGCGGCCGCGGCCTGCGGCACGCCGGCCGACGGGGTCGCGGGCGCCGGTGCCACCAGCAGGCCCAGCGCGAGCGTCGCGACGACGGTGGCGACGGCGATCCGCCGCCGCCGGAACCGGGTACGCCGGCGCTCGGACGGTGCTGCTCCCACGCTGACCATCGCTGCTCCTCGTTCCGCGTGCGCTGACGCCTCGACAGGGTCGTTTCGGCACGAGCTCGCCACGCGGGCGAGGTCGGCGTCACAGTAGTGGGACGAGGTCGGCGAGGCGAGGGTTCGGCGCAATTCTCCTCAGGAGTCGATCCGGCGCTCGCCGGCGACGGGCACGACCGCGACCGCCAGCAGCGGCAGCGCCGCCGCGAGGGCGTACGCCGCGCCGTACCCCCAGGCGGCGATGGTGAGTCCCGCGACGGGCGGGACGGCGACGGCGGCGACGTGCTGGGCGGTGTTCTGCAGGCCGAGGGCGCGTCCCGACCAGAACGGGCCGGCGCGCTCGGCGACGGCGGTGAAGGCCAGGCCGTTGTCGGCGACGGTGACCGCGGACGCGACGACGAGCAGCCCGACGGCGAGCACCGTCAGCGGTGTCGAGCCGGCGGCGCCGGTCGCGGCGAGGCCGAGCAGGGCCATGGTGGCCGCGGCCAGGAAGGCGACGGCGCGCATCGGCCGCATCCGGCTGCCGACGAGGTCGGAGGCCCAGCCGGCGCCGATCCGGGCGGCGGCACCGGCGGCCTGGGTGCCGGCGACGACCAGGCCGGCGACGCCCGGCGACCAGCCGAGGTCGTCGACCAGCCAGGTCAGGCCGAAGGTCCACACCAGGAACTGGGGGACGACGAGCAGCACCGACGCGGCATGGATCCGGGTGAGATAGCTGTCCGCCCGGTAGGGGTTGGCCGTGCCGACCCCGCCGGTCGCGGCTGGTCGGGGCGGGTCGAGGACGACCAGGGCGACGAAGCCCATCATCAGCACGGCGGCCCCGGTCGGCACCCACAGGGCCGGGCCGATGCCGTGGTGATGGGCGATGACGGCGACCGTGCCGGCGGCGAGCCCGACGCCGAGCGGCTGACCCGTCTGCCGGATCCCCATCGCGATGCCGCGCCGCTCGGGCGGGAACCAGCCGACCACGACCCGGCCCGAGGCGGAGTTCGTCGCGGCGGCGCCGACCCCGGCGAAGCAGAGGGCGGCGGCCATCGGCCACGGCGAGGCGAGGACGGCGGCCACGCCACCGCCGACCGCGGTGACGAGCAGCCCGGCGAGCAGCGCGAACCGCTCCCCGCGCCGGTCGACCACCAGGCCCCAGAGCACCAGGGTGAACATCATCCCGGTCATCGACGCCGCGGCGACGACCCCGGCCTCGGCGAGGCTCATGCCGTACCCGCCCTCGGCGATCGGCCGGTGCAGCTCGGGGATCAGGAAGCTCGGCGCGGTGACCATCGCGGACGTCGCGGCCTGAGCGCCGGTGCCGGCCGCCAGCATCGCCCAGCGGCGGGCGGCGGAGACCGTCGCCGGCGCCGGGCGGCGCGCGGCGGAGGTCGTGCTCATGGCCCCAGTAGACGCCCGCGGGCCGGCGCGGGACCGCCGGATCTCATGGGAGGAGGTGTGAGAAATGCGGCACCCGCGCCGGCCCGGCCGGGCCGGCGGCCCAGCGACCTAGCGGCCGAGCAGCTTGCGCAGCACCGCGAGCCCGGTCAGGGCCGCGATCGCGCCGAGGACCGCCGCCTGGAGCGGGGTCGGCTGGGGAGCACGGAGCCGAGGTCGAGCGGCGGGTTCTCCGCCGGGGCGACCGGGCGCGGCGCCGCGGCCGCCGGGGCGGCAGCGGCCGCAGCCGAGGCAGCGGCGGAGGCAGCGGCGGAGGCAGCGGCGGGAGCGGCGCCCCGTGGCTGGGTCAGCTCGTCGGCCAGCCGGGTGGCGAACTGCCCGACGATCTTGTTGCTCACGTCCTGCATCAGCCCGCGCCCGAACTGCGCGGGCCGGCCGGTCACGTCCAGCTCGGTGGTGACGTGGACGGCGGTGTTGTCGCGGTCGAGCTCCTCGAGCCGGGCGGTGATCCGGGCGGCGGCGGTGCCGTTGCCGCGGGCGTCCTTGGCGCGCCCGTCCATCACCATCACGTGGTCGGCGGCGTTGCGCTCGAGGATGGTGGCGGTGCCGAGGTAGTTGAGCATCACCGGGCCGAGCTTGACCTTCACCGCGCCCTCGAGGACGTCGCCCTCCATCCCCGCCAGGGTCGCCCCGGGCAGGCACGGCGCCACGCGCTCGAAGTCGAGGAGGGCCTCCCAGGCTCGGTCGGTGGTCACCGGCACGGTGAACGTGTGGTCGAGCTGCATCTCAGATCTCCTTGGGTACGTCGAGGGCGGGGGCGGCGTGGGGTGCGTCGGCGTGCTGACCCGGCTCGGAGCGGTCGGCCGCGAAGCGCAGCAGGTGGTAGACGACGATCGTGCCGACCCCGCTGAGCGCGATGCCCGCGAAGACGTAGTCGCCGAGCGTGAGCGTGTAGTTCGCGGCGCCGACGACGAGGCCGAGGGCGGCGGTCGTGAGGTTGACCGGGTCGCGGAAGTCGACCTCCGCGGCGACGTACATCCGCAGGCCCATGCAGGCGATCATGCCGAAGAGGATCGTGGAGACGCCGCCCAGGACCCCGAGCGGGACCGCGCCGACGAGGGCACCGAACTTCGGGCAGATGCTGAGCGCGATCGCGATGCCCGCGGCGATCATGTAGGCCGCGGTGGAGTAGATCCGGGTCAGCGCCATGACGCCGATGTTCTCGGCGTAGGTGATCTGGCCGGAGCCGCCGAACAGGCCGGACACGGTGGTCGCGACGCCGTCGCCGACGATCGCGTTGCCGATGCTGGAGTCGAGGTTGCGCTCGCACATCGCGCTGACCGCCTTGACGTGCGCGGCGTTCTCGACGACGAGCACCAGCAGCACCGCCGGTACGACGAGCAGGATGGCCTGCAGGCTGAACGTCGGCGTGGTGAACTCCGGCCAGCCGAGCCAGGCCGCCTCGCGCACCGGGTCCAGGTCGACCCGGCCGAGCCCGGCCGCGAGCAGGTAGCCCGCGGCGACGCCGATGAACACGGCGAGCCGGCTGATGAACCCGCGCAGCAGCACGCTGACCAGCACGACGACGGCGAGCGTGACCGAGGCGAGCAGCCCGTCGTCCTGGTAGCTGGACCACGCCACCGGCGCGAGGTTGAGGCCGACCATCGTGACGATGGTGCCGATCACCACGGGTGGCGCGATCCGGTCGATGATCTGGTAGCCGACCTGGTTGATGATCAGGCCGGTGATGATGAGGGCGACGCCGGTGGCGACCAGGCCGCACAGCGCGGCCGCGTAGCCGCCCTGCGCCTGGGCCGCGAGCACCGGCGCGATGAACGCGAACGCCGAGCCGGTGTACGACGGCACCTTGTTCCGGGTGATCACCAGGAACAGCAGCGTGCCGACGCCGCTGAAGAACAGGGTGGTGCTCACCGGGAAGCCGGTGAGGATCGGGACCAACGTCGTCGCGCTGAACATCGCGATGACGTGCTGGGCGCCGAGTCCCGCCATGCGCGGCCAGGCCAGCCGCTCGTCCGGCGTGACCACGCGTCCCGGGATGACCTTCTTGCCGTCCCCGTGCAGGGACCAACTGAGCAGTGCCATGGAGGCTCCTCGGATGTGTATCCGTTCACCGGATACGGCCTACGAATATTCGCCAAGTAAGTCCCTGCCTTGCCCGGGTTGTCAATAGTCACTGGGCAAAAGAATTCTCCCCAAGCGTGCCCCCTTGACAGCGATCGGAACCGAGGGCTCTACTTCATTCAGCGAAATCAACATTCGCTCAGCGGATAGGAGCAAGTGACATGGCAGGTTCGTTCAGGGTCTCGGTGGACACCGGTGGGACCTTCACTGACGTGATCGGGGTCGACGCCTCCTCCGGAGAGCTGTTCGCGGTCAAGACCCCGAGCAACCGCGAGGACCCGAGCCGCGCGCTCCTCGAGGGCGTGGCCAAGGTGCTCGAGGCCGCGGGCAAGACGCCCGAGGAGATCGAGCTCGTCATCCACGGCACGACGACGGCGACGAACGCCGTCCTGGAGCACGAGTTCGACGGCATCGGGCTGCTGGTCACGACCGGCTTCCGGCACCTCGTCGAGATCGCGCGCCAGTCGGTGCCGGACGGCTACGGCAACTCGTACTTCTGGGTGAAGCCGCCCCGGATCGTCCCGCTGCACCTGGTGCGTGAGGTCCCCGAGCGCCTCGCGTACGACGGTGCGGTGCTCGAGCCGCTCGACCTCGACGCCGTGCGCACCGCCGCGGCCGAGCTGGTCGAGTCCGGCGTCAACCGGCTCGGCGTGTGCCTGCTGCACGCGTACGCCAACGACAAGCACGAGCGCGAGATCGGCCAGATGCTCGCCGAGGAGTTCCCCGACCTCTTCGTCTCGCTCTCGTCGGTGGTGCTCCCCGAGTACCGCGAGTACGAGCGGGCGATGACCACCCTCATCGACGTGATGGTCAAGCCCTACTGCAAGACCTACCTCGGCGCCGCGCAGCGCGACCTCAACGAGGTCACCGGCGGCCGCCCGTTCCTCATCATGCAGTCCAACGGCGGTGTGGTCTCGGCCGAGACGGCCGGCGACAAGCCCGTCACGATGCTGCTCTCCGGCCCGGCCGGCGGCGTCCTCGGCGCGATCGAGGCGGCCCGCAGCGCCGGCGTGCGCGACCTGATCACCCTCGACGTCGGCGGTACGTCGACCGACGTGGCCCTCATCGAGGACCTCAAGATCCGGCTCACCAGCGAGACCGTCATCGAGAACTACCCGGTCAAGGTGCCGATGATCGACATCGCCACCGTCGGCACCGGCGGCGGCTCGATCGCCTGGCAGGGACCGGGCGAGTCGCTCAAGGTCGGCCCCAAGAGCGCCGGCGCCTACCCGGGCCCGATCTCGTACGGCCGTGGCGGCACCGCGCCGACCGTGACCGACGCGGCCGCCATCCTCGGCCGGCTCCCCGACGCGCTCGTCGGCGGTGAGCTCAACCTCGCCAAGGACGCCGCTCGCACCGCCTTCGACGCCTTCGGCACCCAGTTCGGCCTCAGCGCCGAGGAGGCCGCGGCCGGCGTCCTGGAGGTGGCGGTGATCGGCCAGGTGGCCGGGATCCGCCAGGTCTCCACGCTCAAGGGCCGCGACCCGAGTGCCTACGCCCTCGTCGCCTTCGGTGGCGCCGGGCCGCTGCTGGCCAACGAGGTCGCCGAGGCGCTCGGCATGCGCCGGGTGCTCGTGCCCCCGACGCCGGGCAACCTGTCCGCCTTCGGGCTCCAGGTCTCCGACGTCAAGCGCGACTACGTCCGCACCCTGGTCCGCGACCTCGACGCCGGCAACGACGCCACCGTCGTGGACGAGATCGAGAAGGTCTGGCTCGAGCTGGAGGCCGCGGGGCGCGGCGAGCTGCGCGCCGAGGGCGTGCCGACCGAGCAGGTCTCGCTCGTGCGCGGAGCCGACCTCCGCTACGTCGGTGAGGGCTACGAGGTCTCCGTCGTCATCGACGACCTCGCCGGCGACGCCGCCGTGCGGGCCGTCGAGGCGGCGTTCCACGAGGAGCACAACCGGGTCTACGGCTTCTCCTACGCCGGCGAGCAGCAGGTCGAGGTCGTGGCGCTGCGCGTCCAGGCCCTCGGCGAGCTGCACCGCCCGACGCTGGCCACCGCACCGAAGACCGGGAGCGGCGGCGCGCCCGAGCCGACGGGCAGCCGCTCCGTCTACTGGCGCTCCACCGGCTGGATCGAGTGCCCGACGTACGACCGGGCGAGCCTCGGCGACGGCGACGCGGTCGCCGGCCCCGCGATCGTCGAGGAGTACGGCTCCACCTACGTCGTCCCCACCGGCTGGGACGCCACCGTCGACCACTTCGGCAACATCCTCAGTGAAAGGAAGGACGCGTGAACACCACCAGGAAGCTGGGGCCGATCGAGCTCGAGGTCATCACCGGGACGATCCGCTCGGCCGAGGTCGAGATCGAGGCGGCCGTCGAGCGCGCCGCCCGCTCGCCGATGATCCGCGACCAGCACGACTACCGCGTCGGCCTGTACGACGCCCGCGGGCGCAAGCTCACCGGTCGCTCCTACGGCAGCCTGATCGAGCCCGTCTTCGAGTTCTTCGGCGACGACATCAACCCGGGCGACGTCTTCTTCTGGAACGACCCCTACAACAGCGCCGGGTCCTGCGGCCACGTGCCGGACCTGTGCACGACCGTGCCGATCTTCGTCGGCGACCGGCTGATCGGCTTCAGCCAGGTCTTCGGCCACCACGACGACGTCGGCGGCTGCGTCCCCGGCAGCCTCCCCGTGCAGGTCCACGACCAGTGGGGCGAGGGACTCGTCGTCCCGCCGATCAAGCTCTACGACCGCGGCGTGCTCAACGAGACCGGCTTCCGGATCATCGAGCGCAACTCGCGGCTCTCCGAGCACCTGCGTGGCGACATCGACTCCGAGATCGGCGCCTGCCAGCTCGGCTCGCGCCGCCTGGTCGAGCTCGCCGAGCGCTACGGCATCGAGACGCTGGAGGCGGGCTTCGACGGGATCATCGAGAACTGCGCGCGGACCATCCGCGAGGAGCTGTTCCCGAAGATCGAGGACGGTGTCTACACCTTCGAGGACTACATCGAGTGTGACGGCTTCACCCGTCAGCTCTTCGCGATGCGGGTCACGATGACCAAGACCGCCGACAAGATCACCCTCGACTTCAGCGGCACCGACCCCGAGGCCGAGGGCCCGATCAACTGGGCGATCGACTACTGCGACGGCCGCTTCGTCCGCAAGTGGATGGCGCCGGTGCTGCGCTGCCTGGCCAGCTCGCCGGAGCGCGCGGCCGAGATCGACATCAACGAGGGCGCCCTCGACGTCATCGACGTGGTCTTCCCCGAGAAGGGCACGCTCATCACGCCGCACTTCGGGCGGCCGACCGGCCTGCGGTTCTTCATCCTGCTGCGCTCGCTCGGCATCTTCGCTGGTGCGCTCGCCAAGGCGACCGGCGGCCAGATGCCGGCCGACCACGAGACGATCCGGATCTGGGGCATGCACAGTCGCGACGAGCAGGGGAAGCTCAGCCTGTTCCGCGAGGTGCTCGGCGGCGGCGGTCCCGGCCGGCCGTGGGCCGACGGCAGCGACGTCGTCCACATCGTGCCCAACTCCCGGAACCTGCCGGCCGAGTTCTCCGAGCAGCGCTACCCGGTGCTGGTCGAGCAGCTCGCGCTGCGGCCCGACTCCGGCGGCGCCGGCAAGCACCGCGGCGGCCTCGGGTACGACAAGCGGATCCGTGCGCTCAAGGACTGCATGCTCCTGTCGAACGCCGACCGCACCGACCTCAACCCCTACGGCGTCAACGGCGGCCAGGCCGGCGGCAACTACTCGATCCTGCTGCAGCGCGCCGACGGCACCGAGGAGGTGCTCGACGGCATGGTCGACAACGTCCCGGTCCGCGAGGGCGACGTCGTCCGGCTGTGCACGACCGGTGGCGGCGGCTGGGGCGACCCGCTGGCCCGCGACCCCGAGACGGTCCGGTACGACGTCCTGTGCGGCAACGTCACGCTGGCCGCGGCCGAGGGCTTCTACGGCGTCCGGCTGGTCGGCGAGGGTCCCGGGCTGAGCGTCGACACGGCCGGCACCGAGGAGCTGCGCGCCAAGCTCACCGCCGAGCGCG encodes the following:
- a CDS encoding glycoside hydrolase family 16 protein, translated to MVSVGAAPSERRRTRFRRRRIAVATVVATLALGLLVAPAPATPSAGVPQAAAAAAHARAVPVLKRPVRAGTSVTFRGLARPRTSVRLQMRTSGRWATVAVRRSSAAGRFTITLPAPGRTRVFRAHAAGRASKSRRVRHVAVPAASAPSDACGPRPQRADGTYWSCSFHDDFNGTALDRTRWMAQDTARTGVFTGQGGCYRDNARTVAVAGGTLRLTATIHPQMFLCRSPFAPVTTRSEVATVTTSARFTQTYGRFSARLRFSDATGGHAAFWLAPEDHAYGKWPLSGEIDVAEWFGNDQTHVYPSVHYVGEGRQESTGRDCAVPTATTGFHTYTVEWSPTEMRFFYDGQFCWSHRWVPTNVRAPAPFDKPFNLVLAQIWGSGWAARRLSSPTTSTLTVDWVRAWR
- a CDS encoding MFS transporter, which translates into the protein MSTTSAARRPAPATVSAARRWAMLAAGTGAQAATSAMVTAPSFLIPELHRPIAEGGYGMSLAEAGVVAAASMTGMMFTLVLWGLVVDRRGERFALLAGLLVTAVGGGVAAVLASPWPMAAALCFAGVGAAATNSASGRVVVGWFPPERRGIAMGIRQTGQPLGVGLAAGTVAVIAHHHGIGPALWVPTGAAVLMMGFVALVVLDPPRPAATGGVGTANPYRADSYLTRIHAASVLLVVPQFLVWTFGLTWLVDDLGWSPGVAGLVVAGTQAAGAAARIGAGWASDLVGSRMRPMRAVAFLAAATMALLGLAATGAAGSTPLTVLAVGLLVVASAVTVADNGLAFTAVAERAGPFWSGRALGLQNTAQHVAAVAVPPVAGLTIAAWGYGAAYALAAALPLLAVAVVPVAGERRIDS
- a CDS encoding SRPBCC family protein; the protein is MQLDHTFTVPVTTDRAWEALLDFERVAPCLPGATLAGMEGDVLEGAVKVKLGPVMLNYLGTATILERNAADHVMVMDGRAKDARGNGTAAARITARLEELDRDNTAVHVTTELDVTGRPAQFGRGLMQDVSNKIVGQFATRLADELTQPRGAAPAAASAAASAAASAAAAAAPAAAAPRPVAPAENPPLDLGSVLPSRPRSRRRSSARSRP
- a CDS encoding uracil-xanthine permease family protein, which codes for MALLSWSLHGDGKKVIPGRVVTPDERLAWPRMAGLGAQHVIAMFSATTLVPILTGFPVSTTLFFSGVGTLLFLVITRNKVPSYTGSAFAFIAPVLAAQAQGGYAAALCGLVATGVALIITGLIINQVGYQIIDRIAPPVVIGTIVTMVGLNLAPVAWSSYQDDGLLASVTLAVVVLVSVLLRGFISRLAVFIGVAAGYLLAAGLGRVDLDPVREAAWLGWPEFTTPTFSLQAILLVVPAVLLVLVVENAAHVKAVSAMCERNLDSSIGNAIVGDGVATTVSGLFGGSGQITYAENIGVMALTRIYSTAAYMIAAGIAIALSICPKFGALVGAVPLGVLGGVSTILFGMIACMGLRMYVAAEVDFRDPVNLTTAALGLVVGAANYTLTLGDYVFAGIALSGVGTIVVYHLLRFAADRSEPGQHADAPHAAPALDVPKEI
- a CDS encoding hydantoinase/oxoprolinase family protein, with protein sequence MAGSFRVSVDTGGTFTDVIGVDASSGELFAVKTPSNREDPSRALLEGVAKVLEAAGKTPEEIELVIHGTTTATNAVLEHEFDGIGLLVTTGFRHLVEIARQSVPDGYGNSYFWVKPPRIVPLHLVREVPERLAYDGAVLEPLDLDAVRTAAAELVESGVNRLGVCLLHAYANDKHEREIGQMLAEEFPDLFVSLSSVVLPEYREYERAMTTLIDVMVKPYCKTYLGAAQRDLNEVTGGRPFLIMQSNGGVVSAETAGDKPVTMLLSGPAGGVLGAIEAARSAGVRDLITLDVGGTSTDVALIEDLKIRLTSETVIENYPVKVPMIDIATVGTGGGSIAWQGPGESLKVGPKSAGAYPGPISYGRGGTAPTVTDAAAILGRLPDALVGGELNLAKDAARTAFDAFGTQFGLSAEEAAAGVLEVAVIGQVAGIRQVSTLKGRDPSAYALVAFGGAGPLLANEVAEALGMRRVLVPPTPGNLSAFGLQVSDVKRDYVRTLVRDLDAGNDATVVDEIEKVWLELEAAGRGELRAEGVPTEQVSLVRGADLRYVGEGYEVSVVIDDLAGDAAVRAVEAAFHEEHNRVYGFSYAGEQQVEVVALRVQALGELHRPTLATAPKTGSGGAPEPTGSRSVYWRSTGWIECPTYDRASLGDGDAVAGPAIVEEYGSTYVVPTGWDATVDHFGNILSERKDA
- a CDS encoding hydantoinase B/oxoprolinase family protein is translated as MNTTRKLGPIELEVITGTIRSAEVEIEAAVERAARSPMIRDQHDYRVGLYDARGRKLTGRSYGSLIEPVFEFFGDDINPGDVFFWNDPYNSAGSCGHVPDLCTTVPIFVGDRLIGFSQVFGHHDDVGGCVPGSLPVQVHDQWGEGLVVPPIKLYDRGVLNETGFRIIERNSRLSEHLRGDIDSEIGACQLGSRRLVELAERYGIETLEAGFDGIIENCARTIREELFPKIEDGVYTFEDYIECDGFTRQLFAMRVTMTKTADKITLDFSGTDPEAEGPINWAIDYCDGRFVRKWMAPVLRCLASSPERAAEIDINEGALDVIDVVFPEKGTLITPHFGRPTGLRFFILLRSLGIFAGALAKATGGQMPADHETIRIWGMHSRDEQGKLSLFREVLGGGGPGRPWADGSDVVHIVPNSRNLPAEFSEQRYPVLVEQLALRPDSGGAGKHRGGLGYDKRIRALKDCMLLSNADRTDLNPYGVNGGQAGGNYSILLQRADGTEEVLDGMVDNVPVREGDVVRLCTTGGGGWGDPLARDPETVRYDVLCGNVTLAAAEGFYGVRLVGEGPGLSVDTAGTEELRAKLTAERGDVAMFDRGEHFERIKADGGVRWPEGWSDPDDCLAGRS